A genomic segment from Mus musculus strain C57BL/6J chromosome 13, GRCm38.p6 C57BL/6J encodes:
- the Ggps1 gene encoding geranylgeranyl pyrophosphate synthase isoform X3, translating into MEKTKEKAERILLEPYRYLLQLPGKQVRSKLSQAFNHWLKVPEDKLQIIIEVTEMLHNASLLIDDIEDSSKLRRGFPVAHSIYGVPSVINSANYVYFLGLEKVLTLDHPDAVKLFTRQLLELHQGQGLDIYWRDTYTCPTEEEYKAMVLQKTGGLFGLAVGLMQLFSDYKEDLKPLLDTLGLFFQIRDDYANLHSKEYSENKSFCEDLTEGKFSFPTIHAIWSRPESTQVSLTMQF; encoded by the exons ATGGAGAAAACTAAAGAGAAAGCTGAGAGGATTCTTCTAGAGCCCTATAGGTACTTACTTCAGTTACCAG GTAAACAGGTGAGAAGCAAACTTTCACAGGCATTTAATCACTGGCTGAAAGTTCCAGAAGACAAGCTACAG ATTATCATTGAAGTGACTGAAATGTTGCATAATGCCAGTTTACTCATTGATGATATTGAAGACAGTTCAAAGCTCCGACGTGGTTTCCCAGTGGCTCACAGCATCTATGGTGTCCCATCTGTCATTAATTCTGCCAATTACGTCTACTTCCTTGGACTGGAAAAAGTCTTAACCCTTGATCACCCGGATGCGGTGAAGCTTTTCACACGCCAGCTTCTGGAACTTCATCAGGGACAAGGCCTCGATATTTACTGGAGGGACACCTACACTTGTCCAACTGAAGAAGAATATAAAGCCATGGTGTTGCAGAAGACAGGTGGTTTGTTTGGATTAGCAGTAGGTCTTATGCAGCTGTTCTCTGATTACAAAGAAGATCTAAAGCCACTGCTTGACACACTTGGGCTCTTTTTCCAGATTAGAGATGATTATGCCAATCTACACTCCAAAGAATACAGTGAAAACAAAAGTTTCTGTGAAGACTTGACAGAAGGGAAGTTCTCATTCCCCACTATCCATGCCATTTGGTCAAGGCCAGAAAGCACCCAG gtttcACTCACTATGCAGttctag
- the Ggps1 gene encoding geranylgeranyl pyrophosphate synthase isoform 1 (isoform 1 is encoded by transcript variant 5) translates to MEKTKEKAERILLEPYRYLLQLPGKQVRSKLSQAFNHWLKVPEDKLQIIIEVTEMLHNASLLIDDIEDSSKLRRGFPVAHSIYGVPSVINSANYVYFLGLEKVLTLDHPDAVKLFTRQLLELHQGQGLDIYWRDTYTCPTEEEYKAMVLQKTGGLFGLAVGLMQLFSDYKEDLKPLLDTLGLFFQIRDDYANLHSKEYSENKSFCEDLTEGKFSFPTIHAIWSRPESTQVQNILRQRTENIDIKKYCVQYLEDVGSFAYTRHTLRELEAKAYKQIEACGGNPSLVALVKHLSKMFTEENK, encoded by the exons ATGGAGAAAACTAAAGAGAAAGCTGAGAGGATTCTTCTAGAGCCCTATAGGTACTTACTTCAGTTACCAG GTAAACAGGTGAGAAGCAAACTTTCACAGGCATTTAATCACTGGCTGAAAGTTCCAGAAGACAAGCTACAG ATTATCATTGAAGTGACTGAAATGTTGCATAATGCCAGTTTACTCATTGATGATATTGAAGACAGTTCAAAGCTCCGACGTGGTTTCCCAGTGGCTCACAGCATCTATGGTGTCCCATCTGTCATTAATTCTGCCAATTACGTCTACTTCCTTGGACTGGAAAAAGTCTTAACCCTTGATCACCCGGATGCGGTGAAGCTTTTCACACGCCAGCTTCTGGAACTTCATCAGGGACAAGGCCTCGATATTTACTGGAGGGACACCTACACTTGTCCAACTGAAGAAGAATATAAAGCCATGGTGTTGCAGAAGACAGGTGGTTTGTTTGGATTAGCAGTAGGTCTTATGCAGCTGTTCTCTGATTACAAAGAAGATCTAAAGCCACTGCTTGACACACTTGGGCTCTTTTTCCAGATTAGAGATGATTATGCCAATCTACACTCCAAAGAATACAGTGAAAACAAAAGTTTCTGTGAAGACTTGACAGAAGGGAAGTTCTCATTCCCCACTATCCATGCCATTTGGTCAAGGCCAGAAAGCACCCAGGTACAGAACATCCTGCGCCAGAGAACAGAGAATATAGATATTAAAAAGTATTGTGTGCAGTACCTGGAGGATGTAGGTTCTTTTGCATACACTCGACACACTCTTAGAGAGCTTGAAGCTAAAGCCTACAAACAAATTGAGGCCTGTGGTGGGAACCCTTCACTAGTGGCTTTAGTCAAGCACTTAAGTAAGATgttcacagaagaaaataaataa
- the Ggps1 gene encoding geranylgeranyl pyrophosphate synthase isoform 2 (isoform 2 is encoded by transcript variant 6) produces the protein MLHNASLLIDDIEDSSKLRRGFPVAHSIYGVPSVINSANYVYFLGLEKVLTLDHPDAVKLFTRQLLELHQGQGLDIYWRDTYTCPTEEEYKAMVLQKTGGLFGLAVGLMQLFSDYKEDLKPLLDTLGLFFQIRDDYANLHSKEYSENKSFCEDLTEGKFSFPTIHAIWSRPESTQVQNILRQRTENIDIKKYCVQYLEDVGSFAYTRHTLRELEAKAYKQIEACGGNPSLVALVKHLSKMFTEENK, from the coding sequence ATGTTGCATAATGCCAGTTTACTCATTGATGATATTGAAGACAGTTCAAAGCTCCGACGTGGTTTCCCAGTGGCTCACAGCATCTATGGTGTCCCATCTGTCATTAATTCTGCCAATTACGTCTACTTCCTTGGACTGGAAAAAGTCTTAACCCTTGATCACCCGGATGCGGTGAAGCTTTTCACACGCCAGCTTCTGGAACTTCATCAGGGACAAGGCCTCGATATTTACTGGAGGGACACCTACACTTGTCCAACTGAAGAAGAATATAAAGCCATGGTGTTGCAGAAGACAGGTGGTTTGTTTGGATTAGCAGTAGGTCTTATGCAGCTGTTCTCTGATTACAAAGAAGATCTAAAGCCACTGCTTGACACACTTGGGCTCTTTTTCCAGATTAGAGATGATTATGCCAATCTACACTCCAAAGAATACAGTGAAAACAAAAGTTTCTGTGAAGACTTGACAGAAGGGAAGTTCTCATTCCCCACTATCCATGCCATTTGGTCAAGGCCAGAAAGCACCCAGGTACAGAACATCCTGCGCCAGAGAACAGAGAATATAGATATTAAAAAGTATTGTGTGCAGTACCTGGAGGATGTAGGTTCTTTTGCATACACTCGACACACTCTTAGAGAGCTTGAAGCTAAAGCCTACAAACAAATTGAGGCCTGTGGTGGGAACCCTTCACTAGTGGCTTTAGTCAAGCACTTAAGTAAGATgttcacagaagaaaataaataa